TGATAATCAGGGTTCATTTCTTGCTCCTTAAACATACGCCATAAGAAAGCGCGGAAAGGTGCAATACCAGTACCCGTTGCCAACATAATGATGGTAGCATCTTCATCGTCAGGGAGTAACATTTCTTTACCCACAGGACCAGTGATAGATACATCAGCGCCCTCCGCCAAGGAAGTAAGATAGGAAGAACAAACACCTTCCACCATTTCACCAGCTTCGTTTTTGTATTCTAATTTACGCACACAGAGAGAAACGGTTTTATCGTCTAACTTGTCACCGTGACGAGTAGAAGCGATGGAATAAAGACGTAATTTATGGGGTTTACCCTTGTCATCTTCTCCGGGGGGAATGATACCGATACTTTGCCCTTCGAGGTAGTGAAGATCACCACCAGAGAGATCGAAAGTCAAATGACGTACAGTGCCACTGCCACCCTCGGCGACTAATTCATAGTTTTCAATACATTTGCCCACAAATGGATTTTTAGGGCGATAGATGTTAACAGGTACTTTGACCTCTTGTTTTTCTTGTGCTTGAGTCATGGGTTGATGGTTCGTGGTTTGGTTAGAACTAGAACTTAGACCGTTAGCTGGAACAGGTGTATTAATGCCTATGGGAGTAATATTGACAATTTTACCACCCAAGCGATTAATCCTCGCCATTTCTTGATTCATGCGAGAGTAAGGCACAGCGATGAAACTACTGCCACTCTGACGAATCGGATAGTCTAAATTATTGCTAGTTTGATTGGCAATGCCTACCACTTCAAAGAGAAAACGGCGTTCCTCAATGGCAGGATTGGTTGCAAATGTCTTAACTGTATTATATTTTTTCATTATTGCTAAAAATTGACTCCTTATGCTTCTGCCGTTGCTACTGCTTGAGGGGTGACGGGCGCTACAATACCGATGGGGGAAATGTTCATGATTTTTCCGCCTAAACGGTTAATACGATTCATTTCTTGATTCATACGAGCGTAAGGTACAGCAATAAAGGTGTTCCCACTAGAACGAATCGGATATTGTTGATTATTGTCACCATTTTGGACAATTCCCGACACTTCAAACAAGAAACGGCGTTCTTCAACAAAAGGATTTTTAGCAAACGTTTTTACAGCTTGAGCATTTCTCATATCTTTAATATACTCCTGATTTTAAGAAAGGATTCTAAAGTTTGTCTTAAAATGCTTATCATATCAGCTTTTCATCACATTGGCAAAACTATTGTAAGCAATAAATTTAGATTTAAGTTAATTACTAAAACTAGGAAATGATGAATAGACAATTGCCCACACTATGAACATTGAAAAATCAAAGGTTTCACTTTATTTTATCTATTACGATACAAATTGAACTCTTTTAAGTACATTTTTATTATTTTTTTTAGTAATAGATGAATGGTTAAAAATGATTTAAGATTACGATGTGATCATTCTCATCATTAATATGAAACATCCCCAACGTATTAGTTTTTTAGTGCGTCATTTAAAATCTAGTGGCATTAGTCTGGTGATAATTAATTTAATTAATTCACTAATTAAATATGATTTTTTGATTGATTTAGTCATTTTAGATATAGGAGAAAGTCCGTATTTATCAGAAATCTCGAAGGATGTCAGAATTATTGACCTGACAATGCCTATATCTGGTAGTAATTTGCGAAATCCTTTTCAATTAATTATATCTATTTCTAATTATCTAAGGGAACAAAAGCCTGATATTTTATTTGCTAATATTTGGTTATATAATGTCTTAGTTATTTTTGCAAAAATTTTAGGAAATAGAAGTACAAAGATTATAATCATCGAACATGATCATTTACTCATAAACTTGAAAAACTCATCACCAAGCAATATTAAAAAACAACCGATACTTAATAAAGCATTACCCTTTTTAGTGACTTACTTTTATCCTTTTGCTGATAATGTAATAGCTGTTTCTCGATCTCTAGCAACAGAGCTAGAACAAGTATTTCATTTCAAAAAAGGTCAAATTAAAACAATTTATAATCCTATTTTTAATGAAAAAATAAGAGAAAAATCAGAAGAATTAATGGATCATCCTTGGTTTAAAGAAGGTGAACCACCGGTTATTTTAGGGGTTGGAAGATTAGCGAAAGAAAAAGACTTTGCGACTTTAATTCGCTCCATTGCATTAGTAAGAAAATCTAAAGATGTTAGATTGATGATTCTGGGAGAAGGTATAGAAAGAAAAAATTTAGAGAATTTAGTTAAAGAATTGGGATTGGAAAATCAAGTATTGATGCCCGGTTTTGTGATTAATCCTTATGCTTATATGTCTAAAGCATCTGTATTTGTACTCTCTTCCACTAGAGAAGGCTTATCAAATGTCCTCATAGAAGCCATGACTTGTAATATCCCCATTGTTTCCACTAACGCCAAAGGGGGTGTATTAGAGGTATTAGCTAATGGAAAGTACGGAGAAATTGTCCCTGTTGGACATTATCAGGCAATGGCTAATACTATTATTCGGGTATTGGAATTGGAGGGAAATAATAAAACATTTGATCTTTCATGGCTACAACAGTTTTCTATCGAAAACATCACTAAAGAATATATTGAAATCATCAATCTTAATAGTAAATCTCCATCAAAAATAACTGATTAGATCATGGGTAAGGGGCTAAAACCCCTTGTTAAATCTACCTACCGACACCAACATAACGAAAACCAGCGCCCTTCACCGTTTCTTTATCAAGGAAATTACGACCATCAATCATGAGAGGATTTTTCATCTTAGTAGCCAATTTTCGTAAATCTAAACGCTGAAACTCCTGCCAATCAGTCACTAAAACCAAAGCATCACAACCATCAGCCAACATTTCCGCATTACTTTCGATGACGACTCCAGAAAGCCCATGACTAATACCAGTTTGAGACACTATCGGATCATAAGCCTTTACCTTCGCCCCCAAACGGTTTAACTCCTCAATAATATTCAACGCCGGAGCATCCCGCATATCATCCGTATCAGGTTTAAAAGTAAGCCCTAATAAACCAATCACTTTACCCTTGAGGATTTTTAACTCCTGCTGTAACTTCTCAATCGCCATGACTCTTTGACGTTTATTGACATTAACAGCAGCGTTCAATAACTCAGTAGTATAGCCGTAATCACTAGCAGTATGAATTAAAGCAGAAACATCTTTCGGGAAACATGAACCCCCCCAACCGATACCAGCTTGTAAAAATTTACTACCAATGCGAGAATCTAAACCAATACCCTTAGCTACTTGAGTCACATCAGCGCCCACCCTATCGCAAATATTAGCAACTTCGTTAATAAAACTGATTTTGGTGGCTAAAAAGGCATTGGCAGCATATTTAATCATCTCGGCGGAGTTTAAATCCGTTACCACAATTGGCACAGGGAGTGAAGATTTATTCTCAGAAAACTCTCGACTAACTAGAGGTTGATATAACTTAGTCATCATTTCGATAGCTTTATCACTATTACTACCTAAAACAATGCGATCAGGATTAAAAGTATCATAAACCGCGCTACCTTCTCGGAGAAATTCAGGATTACTCACCACATCAAAAGCGGTATGATCTTCCTCCGTCATGGTAAAACCATCCCCTTTCGTTACTCCCAATCTTTCCTTTAAACCATCCATGACGATCATTCGTACCCAATCCCCTGAACCAATAGGCACTGTGGACTTATTGACAATGACTTTGTAACCACCGTTTAAATTTGCCCCGATCCCCTTTGCCACTGCTTCCACATAGCGCGTGTCACTCTCCCCTGTGGGCAAAGGAGGAGTACCTACAGCAATAAATAAAACTTCACCGTGATTGACTCCAGCGCCCAAATCCGTAGAAAAATTTAATCGACCTGAAGCCATACAACTGGTCATTAATTCGGATAATCCCGGTTCATAAATGGGGGATTGTCCTTGCTTCATTAGTTTTACTTTTTCTTCATTATTATCAATACAAATGACATCATGACCGATGTGCGCTAGACATACTCCTGTTACTAAGCCGACATAACCTGTACCAATTACACATACTTGCATTGTTTAAATTCCTTTGCCGATTACTTATTAATTTTCGTTATTTTACACCTTTTGCCAGTTTTAGAAATTAATATTTTTGATAATTTAACAGCGCCCTCCACCTCACTATCAGTATTTTTGATTAAAATAACAAATAATTGATAACTAATTATTATTCAAATTATGGTATTTTTTCAACGGGATGAATTGTTAACTAAAAAAGCAGAAGAAATTTTAGAATCTACATGGCAAAAATTTCCTAGTCTCGCTAAAAATCAAATTGCTTTAACATGGATTCCTTACCAAAAACCAATTATGGTAAATACAGGAGGGGCGCTTTCCCCCGCTGAATTTTGGCAATATCCCCTCAAAGGCTACAGTTATCGAGGGCAAGAAAATATTTATCCTGCTAGTATCGTAAAATTGTTCTATTTAGTAGCGATTTGGGAATGGTTAGAAACAAAAATGGTCACAGATTCCCCTGAGTTACAGCGCGCCATCACCGATATGATTACCGAGTCGAGTAATGATGCCACCAGTTTAATCATAGATACCCTCACAGGCACAACTTCAGGACCTGAATTATCCGCCGAACCGATGGTAACATGGAGTTATCAACGAAATATTATCAACCGCTACTATCAATCTTTAGGGTGGGAAGAGTTAAACACTATTAATGTTAACCAAAAAACTTGGTGCGATGGTCCTTACGGCAGAGAAAGGATATTTGTGGGGGAAAATTACACCAACCGCAATATGTTAACTACCAATGCCGTAGCAAGACTACTACATAGTATTGTGGGGGGTGTGGCTGTGTCATCATCAGTTAGTCAAAAGATGATGAATTTATTACATCGTGACGTAAGCTCTAAAAATTTGGGGCATAATGAAGAGGAAAATCAAGTGAGTGGGTTTACGGGCGCTGGTTTACCGAATAACTACAGTTTATGGTCAAAAGCTGGTTGGACTTCTACCGTTAGACATGATAGCGCTTACATTGAAAGACATGGGCAAATACCATATCTATTAGTTGTTTTTACTGAAGGCAAAGAAAATAGTCAAAATCGAGATATTCTACCCTTTATTTCTGCTCAATTTGCCCAAATTTAATTATAAAGGGCAAAAAGATAATCTTTGCAAAAAAAGATAAAATTTGCTTAATTTCAGTGCATAAAGTAATTCTTTTAAAATCATGAAATACAATAAAACAGCCAAAAATAACCGCTATTCCAAAAGAAAATCTAACAATAATTCAAGTTTATTCTGGTGGTTAATTATTGGCGGTTCTTTATTTTTTACTTATCGTAATAATCCTCAATTAGTTAATAATTTTACTGAAGAATTTTTGCCGAATTTGTCTAA
The sequence above is a segment of the Cyanobacterium sp. T60_A2020_053 genome. Coding sequences within it:
- a CDS encoding ferredoxin-NADP reductase → MKKYNTVKTFATNPAIEERRFLFEVVGIANQTSNNLDYPIRQSGSSFIAVPYSRMNQEMARINRLGGKIVNITPIGINTPVPANGLSSSSNQTTNHQPMTQAQEKQEVKVPVNIYRPKNPFVGKCIENYELVAEGGSGTVRHLTFDLSGGDLHYLEGQSIGIIPPGEDDKGKPHKLRLYSIASTRHGDKLDDKTVSLCVRKLEYKNEAGEMVEGVCSSYLTSLAEGADVSITGPVGKEMLLPDDEDATIIMLATGTGIAPFRAFLWRMFKEQEMNPDYQFKGLAWLVFGIPYTQNILYKEELERMVEQYPDNFRLTYAISREQQTADGGKVYVQSRVSEYADELFELIQKPNTHVYMCGLKGMEPPISETFTAEAEKRGLNWDTMRKQMKKEERWHVEVY
- a CDS encoding phycobilisome linker polypeptide, producing the protein MRNAQAVKTFAKNPFVEERRFLFEVSGIVQNGDNNQQYPIRSSGNTFIAVPYARMNQEMNRINRLGGKIMNISPIGIVAPVTPQAVATAEA
- a CDS encoding glycosyltransferase translates to MKHPQRISFLVRHLKSSGISLVIINLINSLIKYDFLIDLVILDIGESPYLSEISKDVRIIDLTMPISGSNLRNPFQLIISISNYLREQKPDILFANIWLYNVLVIFAKILGNRSTKIIIIEHDHLLINLKNSSPSNIKKQPILNKALPFLVTYFYPFADNVIAVSRSLATELEQVFHFKKGQIKTIYNPIFNEKIREKSEELMDHPWFKEGEPPVILGVGRLAKEKDFATLIRSIALVRKSKDVRLMILGEGIERKNLENLVKELGLENQVLMPGFVINPYAYMSKASVFVLSSTREGLSNVLIEAMTCNIPIVSTNAKGGVLEVLANGKYGEIVPVGHYQAMANTIIRVLELEGNNKTFDLSWLQQFSIENITKEYIEIINLNSKSPSKITD
- a CDS encoding UDP-glucose/GDP-mannose dehydrogenase family protein — encoded protein: MQVCVIGTGYVGLVTGVCLAHIGHDVICIDNNEEKVKLMKQGQSPIYEPGLSELMTSCMASGRLNFSTDLGAGVNHGEVLFIAVGTPPLPTGESDTRYVEAVAKGIGANLNGGYKVIVNKSTVPIGSGDWVRMIVMDGLKERLGVTKGDGFTMTEEDHTAFDVVSNPEFLREGSAVYDTFNPDRIVLGSNSDKAIEMMTKLYQPLVSREFSENKSSLPVPIVVTDLNSAEMIKYAANAFLATKISFINEVANICDRVGADVTQVAKGIGLDSRIGSKFLQAGIGWGGSCFPKDVSALIHTASDYGYTTELLNAAVNVNKRQRVMAIEKLQQELKILKGKVIGLLGLTFKPDTDDMRDAPALNIIEELNRLGAKVKAYDPIVSQTGISHGLSGVVIESNAEMLADGCDALVLVTDWQEFQRLDLRKLATKMKNPLMIDGRNFLDKETVKGAGFRYVGVGR
- a CDS encoding serine hydrolase, which translates into the protein MVFFQRDELLTKKAEEILESTWQKFPSLAKNQIALTWIPYQKPIMVNTGGALSPAEFWQYPLKGYSYRGQENIYPASIVKLFYLVAIWEWLETKMVTDSPELQRAITDMITESSNDATSLIIDTLTGTTSGPELSAEPMVTWSYQRNIINRYYQSLGWEELNTINVNQKTWCDGPYGRERIFVGENYTNRNMLTTNAVARLLHSIVGGVAVSSSVSQKMMNLLHRDVSSKNLGHNEEENQVSGFTGAGLPNNYSLWSKAGWTSTVRHDSAYIERHGQIPYLLVVFTEGKENSQNRDILPFISAQFAQI